The DNA window ACGGGAACAGTTCTCTTGTCGACTCGATTAATGCGTCGGAAGAATACAATCGAATGAGGATGGCCGAAAAAAATCTGTTTGCTGCCGCAGACTCGATTTTTGACGCATCGGTCATTGCAAACAAGGATGATTTCTGGGGGCCGCTTCTCATGATTTCTCAGACCAGCTATCTGTCAGCAGGCCAGCGCGAGCTTTATGAAAGCCTTAGCGACAGTGCGAAAAACAGTTACTACGGCCGTCTTGTATACGATGAACTGTATCCCGTAGGCCGTCCGGGCGATAAGATGCCGGAATTTGATGCGGTCACTATTGACGGGACCAAGACCGGCCTTGCAGCTCTGTGTAAGGATAAAAAATATGTCATTCTTGACTTCTGGGCATCATGGTGCGGACCATGCCGGCGTGAAATTCCCAATCTGAAGGAAATATATTCGGATTTCGCCGACAAGGGATTTGACATCATAAGTGTGTCAATCGATAAGGAAGAAAAGCCGTGGATAAATGCTGTCGAAAATGAAGGTCTGAAATGGGTCAACATCCGCGACATAGACCATAGCATAGCAGATAAGTATAAGGTTTCAGCAGTTCCTACGATGTATATAGTAGATTCCGAAGGCCGTCTGGTGGCAGAAAACCTGCGCGGAGAGGAACTTGCCGCA is part of the Duncaniella dubosii genome and encodes:
- a CDS encoding TlpA disulfide reductase family protein, coding for MKKTFIAAGLAVSLLTTACGSSEKTSYTIHGEIAGIPDSSVVLLSSLTHTSPDTIAEAVVTDGKFEITGVAEEPRAVTLYIKDNYGSKVFMLENADISINGVVKSNEVPDGKLRFDFDEVSVSGSPMTDTYNEKMSGRRMLDSMFMAHQAAYRPLIDKYYEARQNGNSSLVDSINASEEYNRMRMAEKNLFAAADSIFDASVIANKDDFWGPLLMISQTSYLSAGQRELYESLSDSAKNSYYGRLVYDELYPVGRPGDKMPEFDAVTIDGTKTGLAALCKDKKYVILDFWASWCGPCRREIPNLKEIYSDFADKGFDIISVSIDKEEKPWINAVENEGLKWVNIRDIDHSIADKYKVSAVPTMYIVDSEGRLVAENLRGEELAAKIKELFQN